The nucleotide window ACAACAAACGCCTCTCCACATCCATACTACACACCTCCTCTCTTCATTAGATGCCTTTTTTATTAGAATATTTATATTCTACACCATGAGAGGACTTAATTCACTAAGGATCGAAGTTTAATTTAAGGCTGGAACTTAGAACTAAAAATTATTTAAGTATAAATACGGTCATGTTGTCCACTATGTCTATGAGTACGAAGTCTGGCCACCTTTGAGTAGTTTTACATTTACAGATGTTGTGAATATAACAGAGTAGTATAATAATATAAAGAAAAAAAAGCTTTAGAGATCTATACGAAAGGAACTCAAAGGTACCTTGACCCAGACTCAATATTTGCGCTTAATAGGTACCGTGCACATTGGACCCTTGGAACTAAAGATGGATATGCAGAAGTATTCAATGCAATAAACTTGTGGAAACTTAGAACAGAAATACCCTGAAAGTTTGTATCATATTAATATCATAACCCCTATATTTCTAACTCATTTTATCCTTCTTAAATCGCTAGATCGACATTTAAAATGGATAATAGAAGAATAGAATATAAACTAAAAACACCATATATAAAGTTAAAAATTTTTATCCTCTAGAGAGATGTCTCACAAGTAGGATACCCAGGATTAGTAATATCAAGTCTATAGCGCCACCAATGACGTATGAAGTTGGTAGAAGTGACACTTTATCGGCATAGGAAGGAATGCCATCCTGATCCGGATCCATGGCCATAGCTTCAGCTTGCTTTGCCAGTTCTTTTGCGTTCTCTGCTAACTTAGCTATCTCTATAAGGGAGGCCCCTTGAGATTTTAATTTAGCCTCTTTAGATAAGGTCTCTTCAGCTTTTTGGATAAGTTCTTTAGTCTTCCTCACACTAGCAACAACTTCTGGTGTTCGAAATACCCTATAGAATATGTTATCCTTAATTTCTTGAAGATGAAGCTTTGCAGAGTTTATACTCTCCCTAGATATTCTCTCCCACTCTTGGATTTTGTTAACTAGACTAGCTTGCCTCTCGTACTCTGACTTAGCCTGTTGTAAAGCTTCCTGAGAGTATTGTTCAGCCAATTTGTAATTTCCTTTCTTGAATTCTTCCCATGCTAACTTTAATTTATTGGAAATCATTTCAGGAAGTTTAACCTTTGTACTGAATCCTGCTGACTCCAAGAGTTCTTGAAGCTTTTGTTCTGTATACTTGATATCTTGTTCAGCCTTTCTTAATTTCTCATAAACTACCTTCGCTGTGTCATATTCCGAAGAAACAGCATCATATAAACTCATTGCCGTTTGAAGAGCTGTTTTGTAATCACCTGATTCATATAAGGAGTTAATCTCGCTAAGTTTGGGAGAGTACCTATTTATATCTATCCCCATTGTCCTGAGTTTATTGAGAACATTTTTGATATCGTTAAGTTTATTTTCAACTTCTCTGGCCGTGTTATATGTTTCATTTGCTTGAATTTCTGCATTTTGGAAAAAGGTATAGGCGTTTTCATAGTCACAGGATTTCACTGCAGAAAGCCCTTTATTATAGGTTTCATTAGCTTCAATCATTTTGTATCCTTTAGCCTCGTATTCAAGTATTATTGTTTTAGCATACTCCATTTTTTCCCGTACTTTTTTGTACAGTTCAACAGTTTTGTTTACTTTCTCTAAAACTTGAAGATAATATTTATAAGCATCCTCATATTTACCTGCAAACAAAGCTTTATCACCAAGTGTCATAAGACTCTTAATGTCTTTAAGACATATTTCGGGATTTTGGGTTTCAGCAGAATTAATTTTCTCTCTTGCAGACTCACGTGCATTGACTGCTTTTATGTACGCTGCTTCGATGCTTCTTGCCTTTTCAATGGCTTTAGTTGCATAATCCTTAGCTAATGCAAACTTTCCAGCCTCAAGGGAAGTCTTTGCAGCTGATAAGTATTCCTCAGCGT belongs to Pyrococcus abyssi GE5 and includes:
- a CDS encoding coiled-coil domain-containing protein, with translation MRVPSVLLILLFLLLLNGSIVYNSVSAGIYEQNDYTIRLGDSIEHPLSCRVFKLTFADVSTDGDNIRLLFKITGLYYPIPNYTLVVTVTQDKDYTDPIDIYGRNIKTEWLSQVLFMKIRKVFTSGYMSKVDVTISVNMLKLAKAMINKANNAIKDAEQKTNELGIYLPIDSYKSRLKDAEANYNAGYYCDAIQIASEIMETINNDLELSLEAYNKIRDAESALSQAKKLGHEGTNQYKSAQAEIHNAWEYYYEAKWQSAIDAAEEALSYLNELMEGYGEAQEKLREAEKLIQNLKDKYTNPRINLKDAEEYLSAAKTSLEAGKFALAKDYATKAIEKARSIEAAYIKAVNARESAREKINSAETQNPEICLKDIKSLMTLGDKALFAGKYEDAYKYYLQVLEKVNKTVELYKKVREKMEYAKTIILEYEAKGYKMIEANETYNKGLSAVKSCDYENAYTFFQNAEIQANETYNTAREVENKLNDIKNVLNKLRTMGIDINRYSPKLSEINSLYESGDYKTALQTAMSLYDAVSSEYDTAKVVYEKLRKAEQDIKYTEQKLQELLESAGFSTKVKLPEMISNKLKLAWEEFKKGNYKLAEQYSQEALQQAKSEYERQASLVNKIQEWERISRESINSAKLHLQEIKDNIFYRVFRTPEVVASVRKTKELIQKAEETLSKEAKLKSQGASLIEIAKLAENAKELAKQAEAMAMDPDQDGIPSYADKVSLLPTSYVIGGAIDLILLILGILLVRHLSRG